Proteins from one Embleya scabrispora genomic window:
- a CDS encoding thioesterase family protein → MTERAAAETAPTPDGTRYELDRDTTCVARPDAPGVLDTTLSADWAFGMGVNGGYLLALAARALGTSLPQPDPFTITAHYPTASHPGPAEVHTEVLHAGRTLATGTARIVQDGRTRVHVTGTYGDLDALDAEVRTSARPPEFPSLAECAANGALPAAFRRNAFMHRSEQLLDPATVRWAAGEPSGRGEIRAWWRLADGRDPDPLALLLAVDSLAPTAFDLGLRGWVPTVELTVHVRARPVPGWLRVSLRTRNLAGGFLEEDGEVWDAAGRLVAQSRQLARAPRRREA, encoded by the coding sequence ATGACCGAGCGGGCAGCCGCCGAGACCGCGCCGACCCCGGACGGGACGCGCTACGAACTCGACCGGGACACCACGTGTGTGGCCCGCCCGGACGCCCCGGGCGTCCTCGACACCACCCTGTCCGCGGACTGGGCGTTCGGCATGGGTGTCAACGGCGGCTACCTGCTCGCCCTCGCCGCCCGCGCACTCGGCACGAGCCTGCCGCAACCGGACCCGTTCACGATCACCGCCCACTACCCGACCGCCTCGCACCCCGGACCGGCGGAGGTGCACACCGAGGTGCTGCACGCGGGACGCACGCTGGCCACCGGCACCGCGCGGATCGTTCAGGACGGCCGGACCCGGGTGCACGTCACCGGCACCTACGGCGACCTGGACGCACTGGATGCCGAGGTGCGGACCAGCGCCCGGCCGCCGGAGTTCCCCTCGTTGGCGGAGTGCGCGGCGAACGGCGCCCTCCCGGCCGCGTTCCGGCGCAACGCCTTCATGCACCGCAGCGAGCAGTTGCTCGATCCCGCGACGGTGCGCTGGGCGGCCGGCGAGCCGTCCGGGCGCGGCGAGATCCGGGCCTGGTGGCGCCTGGCCGACGGGCGCGACCCGGATCCGCTCGCGCTGCTGCTCGCGGTCGACTCGCTCGCGCCGACCGCGTTCGACCTGGGCCTGCGGGGCTGGGTGCCCACGGTGGAGTTGACCGTGCATGTGCGGGCCAGGCCGGTGCCGGGGTGGCTGCGGGTGTCGTTGCGTACGCGCAACCTGGCCGGCGGCTTCCTGGAGGAGGACGGCGAGGTGTGGGACGCGGCGGGGCGACTGGTCGCCCAGTCCAGGCAGTTGGCCCGGGCACCGCGGCGGCGGGAGGCGTAG
- a CDS encoding TIGR03620 family F420-dependent LLM class oxidoreductase, with translation MTTPSPGVPAAHRPVPELGRIGLWTAALDHMPVSRLRETVAELDELGYGTLWWGEAVGREAFTQALLVLGAAPRIAAATGIANVWARDAMAANAAARTVDDAHPGRFLTGLGISHDGLVEGLRPGGRRYEKPLAHLREYLDAMDSALYLAAGADTPRPARVLAALGPRMLDLARERAEGAHTYLVTPEHTAEARAALGPDRLLAVEQAVVLSDDRETVLRRARTHLGMYLSLPNYRRNLLRLGLTEADFEAGGSARLIDRLILSGSESAVEEGVRAHIAAGADHVCLQVLGDTLGEAPTADWRRLAAALI, from the coding sequence ATGACCACGCCATCGCCCGGTGTGCCGGCCGCGCATCGACCCGTTCCGGAGTTGGGGCGGATCGGCCTGTGGACCGCCGCACTCGATCACATGCCGGTGTCGCGACTGCGCGAGACGGTGGCCGAACTCGACGAACTCGGCTACGGCACGCTGTGGTGGGGCGAGGCGGTGGGCCGTGAGGCGTTCACGCAGGCGCTCCTCGTGCTCGGCGCCGCGCCACGGATCGCCGCCGCGACGGGGATCGCGAACGTCTGGGCGCGGGACGCGATGGCGGCCAACGCGGCGGCGCGGACCGTCGACGACGCGCACCCGGGGCGGTTCCTGACCGGGCTCGGGATCAGCCACGACGGCCTGGTCGAGGGCCTGCGGCCGGGCGGACGCCGGTACGAGAAGCCGCTGGCGCACCTGCGCGAGTACCTGGACGCGATGGACTCCGCCCTGTACCTGGCCGCCGGCGCCGACACTCCGCGACCGGCGCGGGTCCTGGCCGCGCTCGGCCCGCGCATGCTCGACCTCGCGCGCGAGCGGGCCGAGGGCGCGCACACGTATCTGGTCACCCCCGAGCACACCGCCGAGGCGCGCGCGGCACTGGGCCCGGACCGCCTGCTCGCGGTGGAACAGGCGGTCGTGCTGTCCGACGATCGGGAAACCGTGCTGCGCCGCGCCCGCACGCACCTGGGCATGTACCTGTCCCTGCCGAACTACCGCCGCAACCTGCTGCGCCTGGGCCTGACCGAGGCCGACTTCGAGGCCGGCGGCAGCGCGCGGCTGATCGACCGCCTGATCCTGTCCGGGTCGGAATCCGCCGTCGAGGAAGGTGTTCGGGCGCACATCGCGGCAGGCGCCGACCACGTGTGCCTCCAGGTACTCGGCGACACCCTGGGGGAGGCTCCGACCGCGGACTGGCGGCGGTTGGCGGCGGCGCTGATCTGA
- a CDS encoding AIM24 family protein, whose product MQSPLFNHTVSQSAERYSLQSAHMLRVLLAPEVGTEVLARKGAMVAYQGNVQFEGAFQSAAELRTGALTGDMLDLMRCHGHGTVYLANQAQSIHILNLNNEALIVEDENVLALDGTLNWSVIQIDAGYNVGGMGAYSMQIGGTGKIVITTSGAPLVLRASHDREVFADADAVIAWTAGLQTSLQAQTTSQRIWRRRRQTGEGWTMAFIGEGYVVVQPSEILPANLTATDGNRYFGMGRDGFRNNGWAGPGGPHGAAPPPPQQPGPYGPPPGQYGPPGPQGPYGPPGPYGPPR is encoded by the coding sequence GTGCAGAGTCCGCTGTTCAACCACACGGTGAGCCAGTCCGCAGAGCGCTACAGCCTGCAGAGCGCGCACATGCTCCGGGTCCTGCTGGCCCCGGAGGTCGGCACCGAGGTGCTGGCCCGCAAGGGCGCGATGGTGGCCTACCAGGGCAACGTGCAGTTCGAGGGCGCCTTCCAGAGCGCGGCCGAACTGCGCACCGGCGCGCTCACCGGCGACATGCTCGACCTGATGCGCTGCCACGGGCACGGCACGGTCTATCTCGCCAACCAGGCACAGAGCATCCACATCCTGAACCTGAACAACGAGGCGCTGATCGTCGAGGACGAGAACGTGCTGGCCCTGGACGGCACGCTCAACTGGAGCGTGATCCAGATCGACGCCGGCTACAACGTCGGCGGCATGGGCGCGTATTCGATGCAGATCGGCGGCACCGGCAAGATCGTGATCACCACCTCCGGCGCACCGCTCGTGCTGCGCGCCTCGCACGATCGCGAAGTGTTCGCGGACGCCGACGCGGTGATCGCCTGGACCGCCGGCCTCCAGACCAGCCTCCAAGCGCAGACCACGTCCCAGCGCATCTGGCGGCGCCGTCGCCAGACCGGCGAGGGCTGGACGATGGCCTTCATCGGCGAGGGCTACGTGGTGGTGCAGCCCAGTGAGATCCTGCCCGCGAACCTGACCGCGACCGACGGCAACCGCTACTTCGGCATGGGGCGGGACGGCTTCCGGAACAACGGCTGGGCCGGCCCCGGCGGCCCGCACGGCGCCGCGCCCCCGCCGCCGCAACAGCCGGGCCCGTACGGCCCCCCGCCCGGGCAGTACGGTCCGCCCGGCCCCCAGGGCCCCTACGGCCCACCGGGACCGTACGGACCGCCACGCTGA
- a CDS encoding class I SAM-dependent methyltransferase yields MTEPSYLAAVRESYDTVAGDYADLVKPPADLDPLSRAMLAAFAETVRAAGRGPVADLGCGPGKVTAHLVDLGVPAFGIDLSPKMIESARQAYPNLDFTVGSMTALAIGDDELGGILAYYSTHHTPPDLLPLVFAEFHRTLAPGGCSMVAGHVGDDVRLRPTRAYGGHPVSYESHLQPPDRIVALLERAGLVVTSRLLQEPDEGARRTIATFLAHKPEPPATP; encoded by the coding sequence GTGACCGAGCCCTCCTACCTCGCCGCCGTCCGGGAGTCGTACGACACCGTCGCCGGCGACTACGCGGATCTCGTCAAGCCCCCGGCGGACCTGGATCCGTTGTCGCGCGCGATGCTCGCCGCGTTCGCCGAGACCGTGCGGGCGGCCGGTCGCGGGCCGGTCGCGGACCTGGGGTGCGGGCCCGGCAAGGTCACGGCGCATCTGGTGGACCTGGGGGTGCCCGCGTTCGGCATCGACCTGTCCCCGAAGATGATCGAGTCGGCCCGGCAGGCCTACCCGAACCTGGACTTCACAGTGGGCTCGATGACCGCGCTCGCGATCGGGGACGACGAGCTCGGCGGCATCCTGGCCTACTACTCCACGCACCACACGCCGCCGGACCTGTTGCCCCTCGTGTTCGCCGAGTTCCATCGCACGCTCGCCCCCGGCGGCTGTTCGATGGTGGCCGGCCATGTGGGAGACGATGTGCGGCTGCGACCGACGCGGGCATACGGCGGCCATCCGGTGTCCTACGAGTCCCACCTGCAACCGCCGGATCGGATCGTCGCGCTCCTGGAACGGGCCGGACTCGTCGTCACCTCTCGACTGCTCCAGGAGCCGGACGAAGGAGCGCGGCGAACGATCGCCACCTTTCTGGCGCACAAGCCCGAACCGCCCGCGACCCCGTAG
- a CDS encoding proteasome activator, with protein sequence MADPMPAAAPDGEDRRPLGELVPAPDRVMRIAEMVRRLMEELRDAPLDEPGRDRVREVYERSLPELRRSLAPDLYAELERLAAPFAGTDTPSMAELRIVHAQLVGWLEGLWGGIRLTLSMRPGGAEIGPLRPVSDDGDDGSYL encoded by the coding sequence ATGGCCGACCCGATGCCCGCCGCCGCGCCCGATGGGGAGGACCGACGTCCGCTGGGCGAACTGGTGCCCGCCCCCGATCGAGTGATGCGCATCGCCGAGATGGTTCGCCGACTCATGGAGGAACTGCGCGACGCGCCACTGGACGAACCCGGGCGCGACCGGGTCCGGGAGGTCTACGAACGCTCGTTGCCCGAGCTGCGCCGTTCCCTCGCGCCCGACCTGTACGCCGAACTGGAACGCCTCGCCGCGCCGTTCGCCGGCACGGACACCCCGAGCATGGCCGAACTGCGGATCGTGCACGCGCAGTTGGTCGGCTGGCTGGAAGGGTTGTGGGGCGGAATCCGGCTGACCCTGTCGATGCGGCCCGGGGGCGCCGAGATCGGCCCGCTCCGGCCGGTTTCGGACGACGGTGACGACGGCTCGTACCTGTGA
- a CDS encoding aminotransferase class V-fold PLP-dependent enzyme — translation MDSNPDQNPIRGHARWSAEPGWLNTASHGLPPDVAYEAMTLAQESWRLGRTDMDEFHAAGERARATFGRLVGAPAETIMASGTTSALLAPFAAGLPVGGRVVVPEVEFTSNLFPWLVQQARGVEVVTVPVSKLVESIDERTTAVAFSLVQSADGTIAPEADIVAAARAYGARVYVDGTQACGWLPVDVTRYDLFVVSAYKWLMTPRGAAYGYVDPDLTERTLAHAANWYAGAPDGDPYYGPPLRLAAGARRFDTSPAWFCQVGAAPALEVVERIGVEHIRAHDVGLANRFLTGLGLPSGDSAIVAIEQSDAQARLSAAGIRFSARAGRTRLAFHVYNTEAEVDDAIRALTA, via the coding sequence ATGGACTCGAATCCGGACCAGAATCCGATCCGCGGGCACGCACGGTGGAGTGCGGAGCCCGGTTGGCTCAACACCGCGAGTCACGGTCTACCGCCGGACGTCGCGTACGAGGCGATGACCCTGGCCCAGGAGTCGTGGCGCCTGGGTCGCACCGACATGGACGAGTTCCACGCGGCCGGCGAGCGGGCCCGGGCGACCTTCGGGCGCCTCGTGGGCGCACCGGCCGAGACGATCATGGCGAGCGGCACCACCTCGGCCCTGCTCGCCCCGTTCGCCGCCGGGCTGCCCGTCGGCGGGCGAGTGGTGGTGCCCGAGGTGGAGTTCACCTCCAACCTCTTCCCGTGGTTGGTCCAGCAGGCCCGGGGCGTCGAGGTGGTCACCGTGCCGGTGTCCAAGCTGGTCGAGTCGATCGACGAGCGCACCACCGCGGTCGCGTTCAGCCTGGTCCAGTCGGCGGACGGAACGATCGCCCCCGAGGCGGACATCGTCGCGGCGGCCCGCGCGTACGGCGCGCGCGTCTACGTGGACGGCACCCAGGCGTGCGGCTGGCTGCCGGTGGACGTGACCCGCTACGACCTGTTCGTGGTCAGCGCGTACAAGTGGCTGATGACCCCGCGCGGCGCGGCGTACGGCTACGTGGACCCGGACCTGACCGAGCGCACCCTCGCGCACGCCGCCAACTGGTACGCGGGCGCGCCCGACGGGGATCCCTACTACGGCCCGCCGCTGCGCCTGGCCGCCGGCGCCCGCCGCTTCGACACCTCGCCGGCCTGGTTCTGCCAGGTGGGCGCCGCGCCCGCGCTCGAGGTGGTCGAGCGGATCGGCGTCGAGCACATCCGGGCCCACGACGTCGGCCTGGCCAACCGTTTCCTGACCGGCCTGGGCCTGCCCTCCGGCGACAGCGCGATCGTCGCCATCGAACAGTCCGACGCCCAGGCCCGGCTGAGCGCCGCAGGCATCCGGTTCTCCGCCCGCGCGGGCCGTACCCGTCTGGCGTTCCACGTGTACAACACCGAGGCCGAGGTGGACGACGCGATTCGCGCGCTCACCGCGTGA